A window of the Candidatus Saccharibacteria bacterium oral taxon 488 genome harbors these coding sequences:
- a CDS encoding ABC transporter ATP-binding protein, translated as MIKPIISAKNIKKSFGQTHALRGVSLDVEAGEVLAIMGPSGSGKSTLLHSLAAITKVDSGEIDFDGRRIDKLSDDQRSILRRTSFGFVFQFGQLVPELTALDNVALPLLLNGVKRKEAYQQAKTWLNKVELASKADSMLGELSGGQMQRVAIARAMVIEPKVLFADEPTGSLDSLNSERVMELFIKTAKEHGTTVIMVTHEPTIAAYADREIIVRDGQISGVDIAVNTSSKPGKTNAGAVK; from the coding sequence ATGATCAAACCAATAATTAGCGCTAAAAATATTAAGAAGTCGTTCGGGCAAACGCATGCGCTGCGCGGCGTCAGCCTGGATGTCGAGGCGGGCGAGGTGCTGGCGATTATGGGTCCGTCAGGTTCTGGTAAGTCGACGCTGCTGCATAGCTTGGCGGCGATTACCAAGGTTGATAGCGGCGAGATTGATTTCGACGGACGGCGGATCGACAAACTGAGCGATGATCAGCGCAGTATTTTACGGCGCACTAGCTTTGGTTTTGTCTTTCAGTTCGGACAGTTGGTGCCAGAGCTGACAGCGCTGGATAATGTGGCGCTGCCGCTGCTACTGAACGGTGTCAAGCGTAAAGAAGCCTATCAGCAGGCGAAAACATGGCTGAATAAGGTTGAGCTGGCGAGTAAAGCTGACAGTATGCTCGGTGAATTATCGGGCGGACAAATGCAGCGCGTGGCGATCGCTCGGGCGATGGTGATTGAGCCAAAAGTGCTGTTCGCTGATGAGCCGACTGGTTCGCTGGACAGTCTGAATTCAGAGAGAGTTATGGAGCTATTCATCAAAACCGCCAAAGAGCACGGCACAACAGTCATCATGGTGACGCACGAACCGACGATTGCTGCTTATGCTGATCGGGAAATTATTGTTCGCGACGGGCAGATTTCTGGTGTTGATATAGCGGTAAATACATCAAGCAAACCCGGTAAAACCAATGCGGGGGCTGTCAAATGA
- a CDS encoding PadR family transcriptional regulator has protein sequence MSVQYTLLGFLAEESNYGYELKKKYDGYFGKDKPILTGQIYSTLARLKRDNKVKEITDTSESGGPDRVRYEITDEGKRDLQAWLESPEAPSPQLQATMYIKAVLAILKDGDASPYLDNQRQAHIQRMRELTAQRRDSSLSDMLLIDHALYHLEADLRWIELTISRLTRLKEEILHDQTNN, from the coding sequence ATGAGCGTTCAATATACACTGTTAGGTTTTTTAGCGGAAGAGTCAAATTACGGCTATGAGTTGAAGAAAAAATATGACGGCTATTTTGGTAAAGATAAGCCAATTTTAACTGGTCAGATATATTCAACCCTGGCGCGGCTCAAACGCGACAACAAGGTTAAAGAAATTACTGATACTAGCGAATCAGGCGGACCAGACAGAGTTCGATATGAGATTACCGATGAGGGCAAGCGGGATTTGCAAGCGTGGCTGGAATCACCAGAGGCGCCGTCACCGCAGCTGCAAGCGACGATGTATATCAAAGCGGTGCTGGCGATTCTGAAGGACGGCGATGCGTCACCATATCTGGATAACCAACGGCAGGCGCACATCCAGCGAATGCGCGAGCTGACAGCGCAGCGGCGCGATAGTAGCTTGTCGGATATGCTGCTGATCGACCATGCGCTGTATCATTTGGAGGCGGATTTGCGCTGGATTGAATTAACTATTTCGCGGTTAACGCGGCTAAAGGAGGAAATTTTGCATGATCAAACCAATAATTAG
- a CDS encoding DUF167 domain-containing protein yields MKISVHLKPNSRHREEVVMNDDGSLTIYTKAPAIEGRANLSAAKLLAKHLGVAPSKVKLVRGATSKYKVFDIDQSD; encoded by the coding sequence ATGAAAATCTCCGTCCATCTCAAACCCAACTCCCGCCACCGCGAAGAGGTCGTAATGAACGATGATGGCTCGCTGACGATCTATACCAAGGCGCCGGCCATTGAGGGGCGAGCGAATCTATCGGCGGCGAAACTACTAGCAAAGCATCTCGGTGTGGCACCCTCAAAGGTAAAATTGGTACGCGGTGCAACCTCGAAATACAAGGTGTTTGACATTGATCAGTCGGACTAA